In Oscillospiraceae bacterium, a single genomic region encodes these proteins:
- the aroC gene encoding chorismate synthase — MSSSWGKKVTVTVFGESHGQAIGVTVDGIEAGLELDFEYIDSYIKRRAPGKNRFSTQRKESDFPEIISGVLNGVTTGFPITAIIKNTNQHSGDYSRLLVPRPGHADYTAYIKYNGFADMRGGGHFSGRLTAPLVFAGALCSLALKKKNIEIGAHALSIAGIYDDSYDYTSLSSDTLLKTKESEYPVLNNEALLKMQEQIDSAFSNSDSVGGIIECGAINVPAGLGSPMFESVESVLSSILFSVPAVKGVEFGAGFEVSKMRGSLCNDEFFFEDNKVKTKTNNNGGINGGITNGMPLVFKVALKPTPSIAQPQNSINLEKGCNEILEIKGRHDPCIVFRAVPVIEAVTAIALINLFGDA; from the coding sequence ATGAGCAGCAGTTGGGGTAAAAAAGTTACCGTTACTGTTTTCGGTGAATCTCACGGTCAGGCTATCGGCGTTACTGTTGACGGTATTGAAGCAGGGCTTGAGCTTGATTTTGAATATATAGACTCATACATTAAACGGCGTGCACCGGGTAAAAACAGATTTTCAACACAGCGAAAAGAAAGCGATTTTCCCGAAATTATAAGCGGAGTTTTAAACGGAGTTACCACAGGCTTTCCTATTACTGCAATTATAAAAAATACAAATCAACATTCGGGCGATTATTCCCGTCTTCTTGTACCCCGTCCGGGACACGCAGACTACACTGCATATATCAAATACAACGGTTTTGCAGATATGCGTGGCGGCGGTCATTTTTCGGGGAGACTTACTGCACCTTTAGTTTTTGCAGGCGCTTTATGCTCTCTTGCCCTTAAAAAGAAAAACATCGAAATCGGTGCCCATGCATTAAGTATTGCAGGAATTTATGATGACAGCTATGACTATACTTCTCTTTCTTCTGATACTTTATTAAAAACAAAGGAAAGTGAATATCCCGTTTTAAATAATGAGGCTCTTTTGAAAATGCAAGAGCAAATAGATTCAGCTTTTTCAAATTCAGACTCCGTGGGCGGAATAATTGAATGCGGCGCAATAAATGTTCCCGCAGGCTTGGGAAGTCCTATGTTTGAAAGCGTTGAAAGCGTGCTTTCCTCTATTTTGTTTTCAGTTCCCGCCGTAAAGGGAGTTGAATTTGGCGCAGGCTTTGAGGTTTCCAAAATGAGAGGAAGCCTATGCAACGATGAATTTTTCTTTGAAGATAACAAGGTTAAAACCAAAACCAACAATAACGGCGGAATAAACGGAGGCATTACAAACGGTATGCCTTTGGTTTTCAAGGTTGCTTTAAAGCCTACTCCGTCAATAGCACAGCCGCAAAACAGCATAAATCTTGAAAAAGGCTGTAATGAAATTCTTGAAATTAAAGGACGCCACGACCCCTGTATCGTTTTCCGTGCAGTTCCCGTAATAGAAGCTGTTACCGCTATTGCACTTATAAACTTGTTTGGAGATGCTTAA
- the galE gene encoding UDP-glucose 4-epimerase GalE yields MKILVTGGAGYIGSHTCVELLEAGYEVVVLDNLSNSKAESLKRVEKITGKKIKFYHNDMLDGEALEKIFTENNIYAVIHFAGLKAVGESVQIPMRYYHNNITGTLVLCEAMKRHNVKKIVFSSSATVYGKPERVPITEDMPTSATNPYGRTKLFLEDILKDIYVSDNEWSISLLRYFNPVGAHKSGLIGEDPTGIPNNLMPFITQVASGKLSQLNVFGNDYDTKDGSGVRDYIHVVDLAKGHIKALEYIKKTGSGVFTHNLGTGNGYSVLEIVAAFEKANNIKIPYAIAPRRAGDIDTCYADTAKAKNELLWEAEYGIEEMCKDAWNWQKNNPKGYED; encoded by the coding sequence ATGAAAATTTTAGTAACAGGCGGTGCCGGCTATATAGGCAGTCATACCTGCGTTGAGCTTTTAGAGGCGGGCTATGAAGTAGTTGTACTTGATAATCTTTCAAACAGTAAAGCTGAGTCTTTAAAAAGAGTTGAAAAAATCACAGGTAAGAAAATCAAATTTTATCACAACGATATGTTGGACGGCGAAGCTTTGGAAAAAATTTTCACCGAAAACAACATTTATGCAGTAATTCATTTTGCAGGCCTTAAGGCAGTGGGAGAAAGCGTTCAGATTCCAATGAGATATTATCACAATAACATCACGGGAACGCTTGTCCTTTGTGAAGCTATGAAGCGCCACAATGTAAAGAAAATTGTTTTTTCAAGCTCTGCAACTGTTTACGGAAAGCCTGAACGAGTTCCCATTACTGAGGATATGCCAACCTCAGCTACAAATCCTTACGGCAGAACAAAGCTGTTTTTAGAGGATATTCTTAAGGATATCTATGTTTCCGACAACGAATGGAGCATTTCTCTTTTGAGATATTTCAATCCCGTAGGCGCTCATAAATCCGGTCTTATAGGAGAGGATCCGACAGGTATTCCCAACAATCTTATGCCCTTTATAACTCAGGTCGCATCAGGCAAGCTATCTCAATTAAACGTATTCGGAAATGATTATGACACTAAAGACGGCTCAGGAGTGCGTGATTATATCCACGTAGTTGATTTGGCAAAGGGCCACATAAAAGCTTTGGAATATATTAAAAAAACAGGAAGCGGAGTATTTACTCATAATTTAGGCACAGGCAACGGCTACAGCGTTCTTGAGATAGTTGCAGCCTTTGAAAAAGCAAATAATATAAAAATTCCCTATGCTATAGCTCCTCGCCGTGCAGGAGATATAGACACCTGCTACGCTGATACCGCAAAAGCAAAAAACGAGCTTTTATGGGAAGCAGAATACGGAATTGAAGAAATGTGTAAAGATGCGTGGAACTGGCAAAAAAACAATCCTAAAGGATACGAAGATTAA
- the aroB gene encoding 3-dehydroquinate synthase, producing the protein MGDLIAMKPYHTIELSRKVDIFYQPSISDKIGEICSQIKKCKKIFIVTDDNVAPLYLEKISQSLKAYGFDVSSYTFSHGEQSKKLSTIEKIYDALIAFSMTRKDMLLALGGGVVGDMTGFAAATYMRGIDYIQVPTSLLAMVDSSIGGKTGVDLPQGKNLIGAIYQPLAIITDPDFLKTLPKKYYTDGLCEIIKYGYISDSSILDKPDDISVIEKCIKIKSDIVEKDERESGLRMLLNFGHTLGHAIEKCMNFTGIGHGEAVCKGMYISLKVGQYLGITEKAEIEKYLSLCNVQGLNPYTDISADLLFNAASGDKKKQDSFINFIFVKTPGAPVIEKIELTALKEAYIKVFGDKYE; encoded by the coding sequence ATGGGAGATTTAATTGCTATGAAGCCTTATCATACAATAGAGCTTTCAAGAAAAGTTGATATTTTTTATCAGCCGTCAATTTCCGATAAAATCGGAGAGATTTGCTCTCAGATAAAAAAATGCAAAAAAATATTTATTGTCACTGATGACAATGTAGCTCCCCTATACCTTGAGAAAATTTCTCAAAGTCTTAAAGCTTACGGCTTTGATGTAAGCTCATATACTTTTTCTCACGGAGAGCAAAGCAAAAAGCTGTCAACTATTGAAAAAATTTACGATGCACTTATAGCTTTTTCTATGACAAGAAAAGATATGCTTCTTGCGTTAGGCGGCGGCGTTGTAGGAGATATGACAGGCTTTGCCGCAGCAACCTATATGCGTGGAATTGATTATATTCAAGTGCCCACTTCCCTTCTTGCTATGGTGGACTCTTCAATAGGCGGTAAGACAGGAGTAGACCTTCCCCAAGGCAAAAATCTTATAGGTGCAATATATCAGCCCTTAGCTATTATTACAGATCCTGATTTTTTAAAAACTCTTCCCAAAAAATATTATACCGACGGCTTATGTGAAATTATAAAATACGGCTATATAAGTGACAGCTCTATTCTTGACAAGCCTGATGATATAAGTGTAATTGAAAAATGCATTAAAATAAAATCAGATATTGTAGAAAAAGACGAGCGTGAAAGTGGTTTAAGAATGCTTTTAAACTTTGGACACACTTTAGGCCACGCTATTGAAAAATGTATGAATTTTACAGGTATCGGACACGGTGAAGCTGTCTGCAAGGGTATGTATATTTCCTTGAAGGTAGGTCAATATTTAGGTATTACCGAAAAAGCTGAAATTGAAAAATATCTTTCTCTGTGTAATGTCCAAGGCTTAAATCCATATACAGATATATCTGCTGATTTGCTTTTTAACGCAGCTTCGGGGGACAAGAAAAAGCAGGACAGCTTTATAAATTTTATTTTTGTAAAAACTCCGGGAGCTCCTGTAATTGAAAAAATAGAATTAACTGCTCTTAAAGAGGCTTATATTAAAGTTTTTGGTGATAAATATGAATAA
- a CDS encoding amino acid ABC transporter permease, whose amino-acid sequence MDFVAKFEVFWDLFILRGGWKRVVTVGLVNTLLIAILGLLIGVLLGTVISAIKVMPKYKLLPRILDKVCTVYIGFFRGTPLVVQLLIAYYVLWPLLGVSIPSLSTAIIVFGLNSAAYVAEIMRGGLLSVDIGQMEAGRALGLSYWTTMIKIVIPQAVKNILPALGNEFIALIKDTSVVSFIAATDLYKTFTEIGNVRYEYFVPYLAMAVVYIILVLLISWGIKIMERSLRKSDRN is encoded by the coding sequence ATGGATTTTGTTGCAAAATTTGAGGTTTTCTGGGATTTGTTTATATTGCGCGGAGGTTGGAAAAGAGTTGTTACGGTAGGCCTTGTAAATACTTTGCTTATTGCAATTTTAGGTCTTTTAATAGGTGTACTGTTAGGTACTGTTATCTCAGCCATTAAGGTTATGCCTAAATATAAGCTTTTGCCAAGAATTCTCGATAAAGTATGTACCGTTTATATAGGCTTTTTCAGAGGAACTCCTCTTGTTGTTCAGTTGCTTATTGCCTATTATGTTCTATGGCCTCTTTTAGGCGTTTCAATTCCTTCTCTTTCAACTGCCATTATCGTTTTCGGCTTAAACAGTGCCGCATACGTTGCAGAAATTATGAGAGGCGGTCTTTTGTCTGTTGATATAGGACAAATGGAGGCAGGAAGAGCCCTTGGACTAAGCTATTGGACTACTATGATAAAAATCGTTATTCCTCAGGCTGTTAAAAACATTTTGCCTGCATTGGGCAACGAATTTATAGCTCTTATTAAGGATACATCAGTTGTAAGCTTTATAGCGGCTACTGACCTTTATAAAACCTTTACTGAAATTGGTAATGTTCGCTATGAGTATTTCGTTCCTTATCTTGCTATGGCAGTAGTTTATATTATTCTTGTTCTGCTTATTAGCTGGGGCATTAAAATTATGGAAAGGAGCCTTAGAAAAAGTGATAGAAATTAA
- a CDS encoding amino acid ABC transporter ATP-binding protein, producing MIEIKNLCKSFGDNQVLSDITETINEGDKVVVIGPSGGGKSTFLRCINCMEDPTSGSIIFEGEDLADMKVDINKHRQSIGMVFQQFNLFNNKTVLENITLAPVILKKMTKKEAEEKAYELLKRVGLEEKANVYPSTLSGGQKQRVAIVRALAMNPKVILFDEPTSALDPEMVGEVLDVMKQLADEGMTMVVVTHEMGFAREVGNRIFFMDAGRVTEQGTPDEIFNHPKNPRLKEFLSKVIM from the coding sequence GTGATAGAAATTAAAAATCTTTGTAAAAGCTTTGGCGATAATCAGGTTCTTTCCGACATTACCGAAACAATAAACGAGGGTGATAAGGTCGTTGTAATCGGTCCCTCAGGCGGCGGAAAAAGTACATTCCTACGCTGTATAAACTGTATGGAGGATCCTACCTCAGGCTCTATTATTTTTGAGGGTGAAGACCTTGCTGATATGAAGGTCGATATAAATAAGCACCGTCAGTCTATCGGTATGGTATTTCAGCAGTTCAACCTTTTCAATAATAAAACTGTTCTTGAAAATATCACTCTTGCCCCTGTGATTTTAAAGAAAATGACTAAAAAAGAGGCGGAGGAAAAAGCTTACGAGCTATTAAAAAGAGTAGGTCTTGAGGAAAAGGCAAACGTTTACCCATCAACTCTTTCAGGCGGACAAAAGCAGAGAGTTGCAATAGTAAGAGCACTTGCCATGAATCCCAAGGTTATACTTTTTGACGAGCCTACAAGCGCCCTCGATCCCGAAATGGTCGGTGAAGTTCTTGATGTTATGAAACAGCTTGCAGACGAAGGAATGACAATGGTTGTCGTTACTCACGAAATGGGCTTTGCCCGTGAAGTAGGAAACCGTATTTTCTTTATGGATGCAGGAAGAGTAACGGAGCAGGGAACTCCCGACGAAATTTTCAATCACCCAAAAAATCCCCGTCTTAAAGAATTTTTAAGTAAGGTTATAATGTAA
- a CDS encoding acyltransferase, with the protein MTLKVSKSQALRDSNIELYRIISMLLIVAHHYVVNSGLTAANGPIYSNTFSFPSLFLLLFGAWGKIGINCFVLITGYFMCKSQITPKKFAKLFLEVMFYQFVINIIFWIFGYAPFTLKSFLKVLVPFTSISKNFTGTYLIFFLCIPFLNVLVNNLNQKQHIRLLLLSFSTYVLFGTVPFLSVTMNYVSWYMVLYFIASYIRLYPKKIFDSKRFWGIMTFISVSLSAISVVACSWLGAKLGTNIPFLFVTDSNTFLAVLTGLSSFMLFKNIKIKYNKFINTVSATTFGILLIHANSDAMRQWLWKDLFNNVGMYGSSIMPIHAISSVIIVFVVCSLLDLARIHLIEKPFFKLWDKYWHCIAEKFTFLENNLFEKFKKF; encoded by the coding sequence ATGACGTTAAAAGTTTCAAAATCTCAAGCGTTAAGAGATTCTAATATAGAATTATACCGTATTATCTCAATGCTCTTAATTGTTGCACATCATTATGTGGTTAATTCAGGATTGACTGCTGCAAACGGGCCTATCTATTCAAATACTTTTTCTTTCCCATCCCTATTCTTACTTTTGTTTGGCGCATGGGGTAAAATTGGTATTAACTGCTTTGTTTTAATTACCGGATATTTTATGTGTAAATCACAAATAACACCTAAAAAATTTGCTAAGCTATTTTTAGAAGTGATGTTTTATCAATTTGTTATAAATATTATATTTTGGATATTCGGATATGCACCCTTTACGCTTAAATCTTTTTTAAAGGTTTTAGTTCCTTTTACGTCAATATCAAAGAATTTCACCGGAACCTATCTTATTTTCTTTTTATGTATACCCTTTTTAAATGTATTGGTTAATAATCTAAATCAAAAACAGCATATCAGACTTCTTTTGCTATCTTTTTCTACATATGTACTTTTTGGAACAGTGCCGTTTTTATCAGTAACAATGAATTATGTTTCCTGGTATATGGTTTTATATTTTATTGCCTCCTATATCCGTTTATATCCTAAGAAAATATTTGACAGTAAGCGTTTCTGGGGAATTATGACTTTTATTTCTGTTTCATTATCTGCAATCTCTGTAGTGGCTTGCTCTTGGTTAGGAGCAAAGCTTGGCACAAATATCCCCTTCCTCTTTGTTACTGATTCAAATACTTTTCTCGCTGTTTTAACAGGTTTAAGTTCCTTTATGCTATTTAAAAATATCAAGATAAAATATAATAAATTTATAAATACCGTTTCAGCAACGACATTTGGTATTCTGTTAATTCATGCTAACAGTGATGCTATGCGCCAGTGGTTGTGGAAGGATCTTTTTAATAATGTTGGAATGTATGGTTCTTCAATAATGCCAATTCACGCCATTTCAAGTGTAATCATTGTTTTTGTTGTGTGTTCGCTTTTGGACTTAGCGAGAATTCACTTAATTGAAAAGCCTTTTTTCAAGCTTTGGGATAAATATTGGCATTGTATTGCAGAAAAATTTACCTTCCTTGAAAATAATCTTTTTGAAAAATTTAAAAAGTTTTAA
- a CDS encoding transporter substrate-binding domain-containing protein, with translation MKKSYLKIAAAFMALVLMLGCFAGCGAAKEKFKVIDLPLSEEEYAFAVSKDNADFLKQVNDFLKKIKDNGKFDEICNNYFGDGTPLTFKSATLDTSKDQLVVATSTGFEPFEMVDQEGKYSGVDLEIAYYLAQELNLELVIQDMDFTAVVNAVQTGICDIAMAGLTITPDREKVVTFSDSYYNASQVVITKADDTTFDNCKTGEDVAAILAELGADKKVGCQEGTTGELYIKGDADKGDEGYGFEGLKAQAAAYKYVALAITAMEQGQVAYVIADNGPAKAITSKLNGK, from the coding sequence ATGAAAAAGTCATATTTGAAAATTGCAGCTGCTTTTATGGCTCTTGTACTTATGCTTGGCTGTTTTGCAGGCTGCGGCGCAGCAAAAGAAAAGTTTAAGGTTATTGACCTTCCATTAAGTGAAGAGGAGTATGCATTTGCAGTATCTAAGGACAATGCTGATTTCCTTAAGCAAGTTAATGATTTCTTAAAGAAAATTAAAGACAATGGCAAGTTCGATGAAATTTGCAATAACTATTTCGGCGACGGAACACCACTTACATTTAAGTCTGCAACTCTTGATACTTCCAAGGACCAGCTCGTTGTTGCTACAAGCACAGGCTTTGAGCCCTTCGAAATGGTAGACCAAGAGGGTAAATATTCAGGCGTTGACCTTGAAATTGCTTACTATCTTGCTCAAGAACTCAATCTCGAGCTTGTTATACAGGATATGGACTTTACCGCAGTTGTTAACGCTGTTCAGACAGGTATTTGCGATATTGCTATGGCAGGTCTTACAATTACTCCCGACCGTGAAAAAGTTGTAACCTTCTCAGACAGCTATTACAATGCTTCTCAGGTAGTTATCACTAAGGCTGATGATACAACCTTTGATAACTGCAAAACAGGTGAAGACGTTGCTGCTATCCTTGCAGAGCTTGGAGCAGATAAGAAGGTTGGCTGCCAAGAAGGCACAACAGGCGAGCTTTATATTAAAGGTGACGCAGATAAGGGTGACGAGGGCTACGGCTTTGAAGGACTTAAGGCGCAAGCTGCTGCTTATAAATATGTTGCTCTTGCTATAACTGCTATGGAGCAGGGACAGGTTGCTTACGTTATTGCTGATAACGGACCTGCAAAGGCTATTACATCAAAGCTTAACGGCAAATAA
- a CDS encoding 3-phosphoshikimate 1-carboxyvinyltransferase, producing MNKITLTPQKLKGNICVPSSKSVTHRALICASLSQNCTVKNVTFSKDIEATLNGLKAMGSDFEISGSSVSFKGFNPPKDAVIDAFESGTTLRLLIPIAAALEINAVFNGKGRLPLRPLDEYQRIFENKIKFSLTDGHLPLEISGKYTDNTVYMNGDISSQYISGMLLCAPLLKKDFSIILKTQLLSEPYVNITIEVMKAFGVCVNKTDNGYIIKNQQYRPTDYFCEGDYSAAAFWLCANKMGCDITVDGLKENSTQGDSKIIDILKEIDSCESIDASQIPDLVPILAVCACAFEKKTYIYGCERLKYKESDRIESTVQTIKALGGEAYGDNKSITILGKALLKGGEIDSFNDHRIAMSAAIASVICQDEVIINDYNCVDKSYPQFFEHFIKSGGKTNEQQLG from the coding sequence ATGAATAAAATAACCTTAACTCCTCAAAAACTTAAGGGTAATATTTGTGTTCCCTCATCAAAAAGCGTTACTCACAGAGCTCTTATATGCGCATCACTAAGTCAGAACTGCACCGTTAAAAACGTAACCTTTTCAAAGGATATCGAAGCTACTCTTAACGGGCTTAAAGCTATGGGCTCCGATTTTGAAATTTCGGGAAGCTCTGTTTCATTCAAAGGCTTTAATCCGCCTAAAGATGCTGTTATCGACGCTTTTGAATCGGGTACAACCTTGCGCTTGCTTATTCCTATTGCCGCTGCACTGGAAATAAATGCCGTATTTAACGGAAAAGGAAGACTTCCCTTGCGTCCTTTGGACGAGTATCAGCGCATCTTTGAAAATAAAATAAAATTTTCTTTGACTGATGGACATCTCCCTCTTGAAATTTCGGGCAAATATACAGACAATACTGTTTATATGAACGGTGATATCAGCTCTCAATACATAAGCGGAATGCTTCTTTGCGCTCCTCTTTTGAAAAAAGATTTTTCAATTATTCTTAAAACTCAGCTTTTATCTGAGCCTTATGTGAACATAACAATAGAGGTAATGAAGGCTTTCGGTGTCTGTGTTAACAAGACCGATAACGGATATATTATAAAAAATCAGCAGTATAGGCCCACTGATTATTTTTGTGAGGGCGACTATTCTGCCGCTGCTTTTTGGCTATGCGCCAACAAAATGGGCTGTGATATTACAGTTGACGGCCTCAAGGAAAACAGCACTCAAGGGGACAGCAAAATAATTGATATTCTTAAAGAAATAGACTCTTGTGAATCAATAGATGCTTCTCAAATTCCTGACCTTGTTCCTATTTTGGCAGTATGTGCTTGTGCCTTTGAAAAAAAGACATATATTTACGGCTGTGAACGTCTTAAATATAAAGAAAGCGACCGTATAGAAAGCACAGTTCAAACAATAAAGGCGTTGGGCGGAGAAGCTTATGGCGATAATAAAAGCATAACAATCTTAGGAAAAGCCCTTTTAAAAGGCGGAGAAATTGACAGCTTTAATGACCATAGAATTGCTATGTCAGCAGCTATAGCTTCTGTTATTTGTCAAGATGAAGTAATTATAAATGACTATAACTGTGTTGATAAATCATATCCGCAATTTTTTGAGCATTTTATAAAATCAGGAGGTAAAACAAATGAGCAGCAGTTGGGGTAA
- a CDS encoding isoprenylcysteine carboxylmethyltransferase family protein produces the protein MSVKLFISAITKFLLGIVLVGLSIFLPAGTLFFFNGWLFMIILFVPMFFAGLVMIFKNPELLKSRLDAKEKQKEQSLVVKLSALMFLAGFIVCGLGFRFKWYSLPKGVAIGAAIVFILSYILYAEVLRENTYLSRTIKVQENQKVIDTGLYSIVRHPMYSVTLLLFLSMPLVLGSIYSFFIFLIYPFLIAKRIKNEEKLLEKELNGYIEYKKKVKYRLIPFIW, from the coding sequence ATGAGTGTAAAATTATTTATTAGTGCAATAACTAAATTTTTATTAGGCATTGTTTTAGTCGGCTTATCAATCTTTTTACCTGCAGGTACTCTTTTCTTTTTTAACGGTTGGCTGTTTATGATTATATTATTTGTACCTATGTTTTTTGCAGGACTTGTAATGATATTCAAAAATCCCGAATTATTAAAAAGTCGACTTGATGCCAAAGAAAAACAAAAAGAGCAAAGCCTTGTAGTTAAGCTCAGTGCTCTTATGTTTTTGGCAGGGTTTATTGTTTGCGGACTTGGATTTCGTTTTAAGTGGTATTCTTTGCCTAAAGGAGTAGCTATAGGCGCTGCGATAGTATTTATTTTATCATATATCCTTTATGCAGAGGTGCTAAGAGAAAACACATATCTCAGCCGTACCATTAAAGTGCAGGAAAACCAAAAGGTTATAGACACAGGCTTATACAGTATAGTACGGCATCCAATGTATAGCGTTACATTACTTTTATTTTTATCAATGCCGCTTGTATTAGGCTCTATATACTCATTCTTTATTTTTCTTATATATCCTTTTTTAATAGCAAAGAGAATAAAAAACGAAGAAAAGCTTCTTGAAAAAGAGCTAAACGGATATATTGAATATAAGAAAAAGGTTAAATACAGGTTAATCCCGTTTATTTGGTAA
- a CDS encoding bifunctional chorismate mutase/prephenate dehydratase, whose translation MLNLKDLNSIREQIDKTDELLFDLLTCRFGLSKDVAQEKIKSFSPVYRKERESEILKKALESGNFGQYIAPIMAEIMRESRILQYGELLPFDKEFKLNETLNSQKVPRLPSGNACFCGSEGAYSQMAASVLLPDCKNFGTDSFENVCKAVYDGNADYGVLPIDNTTAGTVDEVYDCLIKYNLFIVKAATIPISHCLLGVKGTSISEIKTVCSHPQALNQCSEYLNTLDIQKEQFANTAFAAEYVSKKNDKSTAAIASKFAAQIYDLEILNDKISKNVNTTRFIVLAKEPVICSKANIISIIFSLPHESGSLSSVLSVFNALGLNLLKIQSRPDKNKPWEYFFYLDFSVPEDNPENALVALYLLEKELPFCKFLGIYSEN comes from the coding sequence ATGCTTAATTTGAAGGATTTAAACTCAATAAGAGAACAAATAGATAAAACAGATGAGCTTCTTTTTGATTTACTCACTTGCCGTTTTGGACTTTCCAAAGATGTGGCACAGGAAAAAATCAAAAGCTTCTCTCCCGTATACCGTAAAGAACGAGAAAGTGAAATTTTGAAAAAAGCTCTTGAAAGCGGCAATTTCGGTCAATATATTGCTCCCATTATGGCAGAGATTATGCGTGAATCCCGAATTTTACAGTACGGAGAGCTTCTCCCCTTTGATAAAGAATTTAAGTTAAATGAAACTCTTAATTCTCAAAAAGTGCCAAGGCTTCCCTCAGGTAATGCTTGTTTTTGCGGCTCTGAAGGCGCTTATTCGCAAATGGCAGCAAGCGTACTTTTGCCTGATTGTAAAAATTTCGGTACCGATAGCTTTGAAAATGTCTGTAAAGCAGTTTATGATGGGAATGCTGACTACGGAGTGCTGCCTATTGACAACACAACAGCAGGAACGGTTGACGAGGTTTATGACTGCCTTATAAAATACAATCTTTTTATTGTGAAAGCAGCTACTATTCCGATTTCACACTGTCTTTTAGGAGTTAAAGGAACAAGCATATCTGAAATTAAAACGGTATGCTCTCACCCTCAGGCGCTCAATCAGTGCAGTGAATATTTAAACACATTAGATATTCAAAAGGAACAGTTTGCAAATACTGCCTTTGCCGCCGAATATGTCAGCAAAAAGAATGATAAATCCACAGCTGCAATAGCTTCAAAATTCGCAGCACAAATATACGACCTTGAAATTTTAAATGATAAGATTTCAAAAAACGTAAATACTACCAGATTTATAGTTCTTGCCAAAGAACCTGTTATCTGTTCAAAAGCAAACATTATAAGTATTATTTTCTCTTTGCCCCACGAAAGCGGCTCCTTATCCTCTGTTTTATCCGTTTTCAATGCTTTGGGTTTAAATTTACTTAAAATTCAGTCGCGTCCTGACAAAAATAAGCCTTGGGAGTATTTCTTCTATCTTGATTTTTCAGTGCCGGAAGACAATCCTGAAAATGCGCTTGTGGCTCTGTATCTTTTAGAAAAAGAACTTCCCTTTTGTAAGTTTTTAGGTATATACAGCGAAAACTAA